AATGGATTAGCTGTTATATCCTTCTTCTCCTGTATTGATTCCTCAAATAATCCAGATGTTGTTACGCGCGTGAGTTCTGTACTATCGTATCTTAACAACAGTATCGAGGAGGCACACAGCAAAAGAACGATTCCCACTTCCAAACAACGAGATCTTGGGGATTGGTCACTTCTTCACCTTGTCATGACTTTCCCATGGGATAGAAACCCGCTGTGTATTATATCAATTGAGTTCAGGAAGGAATCCTTTCCAAACTTCCCTGAGTTTCGCTCTCGGTTTCGCAACTTTCTTTCGAAGGGACCAGTAGTGAAAAGTGATGGGGCCCTTTCGTAGCTTTGTATGTTACGTATGAAGGTATGAATATAACTGTCCTCCACTTAAGTTACTGAATAGGATAAAAGTATTGTAAATATTCGAATTATGTTACAGATTATCTATGATATATATGTTCTTGTGCGTATGTGGGGAAGTATTAGGTCTGTGATGTAGTAATTTGGGTGGAACTCAAGTGCctgataataaaaatgctTTTTGGtcatgaaaaataattgaaatgCTAAAGTGGTGTATGGGGGAGAAGTGGGAGGGGAAAGCTggaaagaaatgaaaagtATTAAAGTAgttttgaataaaataataataatagtaataacACGgatctttttttttgtgtcGAAAAGAATTGCCTTTTATTCCTTTCTTAGTTTTCTTCGTTTAATGTCAATAGTAATTGAGCCAGACATCTCTTGGTGGCGACATCATCCATCAGAACTTCTGTGAAGGTGTTGTCTCTTAGCTTGTTTGGGAGTACTACTTTCAGTACACGTCTAGCCTCAAGATCGTCGCTCAACCTCAGATAGCATCTTATTATATGTTTCAGCAGCCTGCCGGGAGGTGTGTGGACAGTCAAATGTTCTACCATGTCCTTTAGTACATTAGTGACCGCATAGAATCTCTCTAATGTGGCACAGATGTATTGTAGCCCAACGTCATCCAGCAAGATCTTCTGTAGAATGAAGATAGCCACGGTCTTTGAGAGCTCGGACGAGGATTCCATGATTCTGAGACACAGTGGCACTATGTCGGTTCTCAACAGGAACCCGATAACATCCTTGGAGTCGTTCTTCACAAGAGCACCAATGACACCGAGGGATGTCAGTCTCAAGTACTCAAAGGTTCTCTGTCTCGAAGTTGTGTTTAGGAATGGGAACAGAAACATTGGGAAATGTGCTTGTAAGAATAGATGTTTGGTTTCTGAGTGGGAAGCCACACATTGCAATAGTACCAGCGCGTTGCAGACCCTGTTAGATAACTGGCTGGTAAGGAGTTGTGGTTGAAGCATTGGGTACACGGATATTATTTCGTTCAGCAGTGAGGTCATGACGCCAAAGGAGGACCATAGCACAATCGCCAGGTCGTCGAACTGCTCACGCTTCCTCCCGAGCTCCAGCAACGCTTGCTCCTTCTGTGGACCGTACGTCAACTCGCATATCCAATGGTAAACGTTGGGGTCGTCTAGTGCATGTTGCGCCGTACCTGCAGGAGCATTACCACTCGAAGCGTTATTATTGGCAGAAGCGGCATTAGCATTCGAGCTACCAGCATTACCACCCGCACTCGCGTTTGGATTCTGATTGCCAGCATTGCCAGCATTGCCAGCATTGCCACCGGCACCCATAGGCGGAACACCCATCGGCATATTGCCCATCCCCATCATGTTCGGATTCAACCCAGGAGGAGGTATCACCCCGTCATCCAGAGAAAGAGCACCCACCGTATGCACACCAACattcattgtttttatcACTTGCTTATAGTTATTTTCTCAGTGTAATCCCTATTGGGTTGGCCCTGAGTCTTGAAGCAACTTAGCTGTTGTGCTTctgttattatttcttttcttctatgCGGGAAGAAGTGGACTTGTGCGATTTTTGGCTCTTCGCTTCGTCCTGAGTGTGGGTTTGGGCCATATTACCCGGCTTTTTACACACTATAAAGTAATGCGCAGCTATATGGGCCTTGGGGCATGTATAGAGAGTAGTGTAGTTCTCAGGACATGGAATACTCTACTCTGTACAAGTTCCTCGATCTGCAAGAACTACGGTGTGAAGTTGTATTGTACTTGTTCTACTGTTTTGACTTTTACAAAACGGATTATTCCTATTTGGTAGATGTATCAGAAATTTGGGTATAGTTAGATATACTTCAACGGTTACCGAGTACTGGTATCCTTTCAGACTGGTGCACAGCTATTTTGTCGTCATATCAATCTACCATGTTTttggaaaaagaaatccaTTCTATATTCTCCAACGCCTCCGCCATTCCATAAGAATGATGTTGTCACAATTTGTGTCCACACAAATTGTAAATAACATCTCACCTATGCAACATCAACGGGACCAAGTGAGATACGGTTATCTCCTTTTGGAGTAGATGCGTTGGGGATACTCTCTTTCTTGTATCTGTTACTAGAAGGAAGGAAATATCCGTTGAGACAAACGATTCTTGCGTCGctttttatactttttttttttcgttcTGGCAACCTTCGATGGGTTGCGCACACGTACAAGGTGCCTGTTAGGGTTTCTTCCAGCTATAACTGCATTAATGATATCTATGGATACTATTTTGTCTATATTCTGTACTTGTGCTATACTAGTTCTAGCTCGAAGCTGCTCTTGATGGCTCCTATCACTGCGCTTGATTGTATCTTGTCGTTGCCTCCCTTTGAGATGGCGTACTCGATGTCGCCGAGCTGTGAGAGGAGACTGATGCGGGtttcctctttcttcaacttgtaCTCCTCGAGTATCTTGACGATGGACTCGATCAGGTCTATGAGGGCCAGCCCGTTGCTGCTGCGGATCCTCGTGAGTGTGTCGTACGCGGTAGACCAGTCGTCCTCCAGTATGGACTTGAGTATCGTTTGTATGTCCTGGGGTCTTGGCGCACCACAGCACTCGTAGATGACTTCGTCCGTTATCTCGTCCTCCGGTGACTCCAGCGTGGCTTTGCTTGCCTGGAGCACATTCAACACACGTCTCATGTCACCGTTGGATAACTCCAGAAGGGCCTCTTTGGCCGCTGGCGATATCCGCAAGTGCTCATGGACCAGCACATTGGCCATACGCTTCTCTACCGCGTCGTTAGGCAACGGCTGGAACCGAAACCTCGTACATCTACTCAGCAACGCTGGGGTAATCTTGTGGCTGTAGTTGGCCAGGATGCAGAACCTGGTGTTCTTGGTATACTTCTCAATGATCCTTCTCAGCGCGTTCTGCGCCGCATTCGTCATCGCATCGGCCTCATCCAGTATGATCAGCTTGAAACCCTTGGAGAATATCTGCCTCGTGGATGCGAAATCCTTGATCTGGTTACGGACCACGTCTATACCTCTGTCGTCTGACGCATTCAGCTCGAGAACCATGTTGGAGTAGTTCTTACCATAGATGTCCTTGGCTAACGCAACAATGGTACTCGTCTTACCAGTACCGGGAGGACCATAGAACAGCAGATGTGGCAGCTTGCCCTCTTGAACAAACTTCTTCACCGTGCCAACCACTTCCCTTTGCCCATAGACATCGTCCAGCGTCTGCGGTCTGTACTTTTCAACCCATGGCAGGTTGTCTCTGTCTTCcgtcatcatcaatttccCCGCAACGTAACTATCCCAGTCCAGTGGCTTGTCTGTCCCCCAGTAATACAATCGAACATCACTGCTGTTCTTATATGTGAATCAAGTTCCTCTTAAATTTTGGTGTTCTTGGTGCgtaaaattgaaaaatccTGAAAAATCGATGAGCTGAGCTGTTGGTGATAAAAGCCATATGCGAATCAAGTACAGCTGGGAAGTGACTGCACTGACATCTCCCTAATTGGCATTCAGATACATTATCAGGGATAAGATGCTGCTGTGGGTATTGTTCTTGTACTTGCTGGCGTCCGGGTCGGCGTTTCGCTTCGGAGGCAATGACAGCTGGTGGAATAGGAGAGACTTAGCTGCCGGTGGTTCAGAAGTGGCTGTGGATATGCAGCTACTGGATATTGTGAACAAGGCCGATGGCGGTAGTACAAGCACTTCATCTGATGTTGGTGCTAGTAGTAGTGCTCAAAGCAATGCTGATGATACCAATGGTGATGGCGACGACGATGATGGTGACGAcgacgatgatgatgatggaGAAGATGAACCACAGATAATAAACTCGAACTTGATCTATGAATGGACACCGATAATATCGAAGATGACACCAGGTAAGGTCGATAACTACATGTTTAATATCAACCCGGAGTCAACCGGGCTTGGTTTTGCTCCAAGTTATGAAATTCTTATCTTTCTAAGCGGAAACATATGTCAGCAGCCGACTAACAGCACTGACTTACAAATAAGGGTATATTATTCGTTTGATGAGAAGATGCTGAGCAACATCTCTCTTGGAAATTTTGAGACATTCTCTAATGGTTATCTAGAGGCGTTACAGATAAGTCCCGTCAATCATACATCTAACGGTACCACGTTAAATAGCAAGAATCTATACGTCTCTGTCCGGCTGTGGGATTTAATTAATGATAAGGAAGTGGACAAGGATGATCCTAATATAAAGAACTTGACTAGTACTGAATGGGATTATAGGTTAAGTATCTCAGAAAATGACTTGGTGTTTCAATGGGATACTCGTTCCTGGATTGATGTCTTGGATACCGATAGTACTTCGGCTCTTATTAGTACCGGTAATGTCACTGATGATGGTCAAATATACTCTAATTATACAATTTACGACCCTACATTGTATGACTTATATCTTTACACATATGATGAGTATCAAAAATTTCTCAATGTTTCTGAACTATCTTTATGCGCAATTAAAAATGGTCCTCACTTAGTGTCATCTGAAGGTGCATCTGCGACAAATCCTCCTCTGGAGATGTTACAAGAAACTGGGCttaaaattcaaaagagaATTGCGGAATCCAGTTCTGGTATTGCAGAACAATTCTACATCACAGGATTAACACCAAATACAACTTATGCCGCTTtcttaacaaaaaaaattggtaaaGGCCAAAGTTTATCTAATGTTGGTGGTGTGTTGTTTGATGCTGAAATTTTTACTACGCAGACTTCTGATGCTTGCTCTCTGATTTTTGGGATGTCCTTCTGCTCTGATAACGCCTATTCTGTACCGTCCTCCGAGTTCACAAATGGTAACAAAAGTGACTTGGCGATAGAATACGACAATATTGCTTCAGCTTTATACTCTAATTTTAGTAAAGCTTTACAACTTGTACCTTGTGACGCCGATCTAGATGCAAGATATTCGCCAATAAGAACATGTGACGATTGTGCCACATCTTACAGAGATTGGATCTGTGCAGTTTCCATTCCAAGGTGTAGTACTACTGAATCATCTTCATATATTTACAGAAGTAAGACGGATAACCGCAACAGCTATGtgaataaatttattaaacCAACTGAAGACTACTATGAGGTATTACCTTGTATTGATATGTGCTATGCTATTGTAAGGGACTGCCCCAGcgttttcaatttcaagtgTCCTGATCAAGAGTCCGAACCAGAGTTACTCTTCCAAAGttacaatatttttaaacaGTCATCACCATTTATCACCTGCAATTTCATTGGTAATGCATCTTACCTTAAGATACACAAATAGTTTTCTCTTATGCAGGCCATGAGTATGCTTTtcttatataatttaaaatatttaatataaatttcaatatattcataatgACTCCTCGTGTTTTCTCTTCAAATCATTATGCtctgtttcttcaacaacagGTTGTGCTGTGGAACCTGTTGCTCCAGCTAAGTCTTCAGTTTCTTTCACCTTCAAATCTTTAATTTGCTGCTGATAAAGTGATTCAGcgtttttcaattcttctaCAATATTAACAGATGAGCCTTTTTCTAACACAATTTCAAGCACTTTCGCCCACACCTGTTCGTCTTTATCTGTAAAGTCTTCCAACTTGaaaacattatttttttcaagtgACCATTCTTGCTGTTGGATCCTTATTAGCTTAGTCATATAGCAGGAGGTCCTCATAGCTTTTCCAATATCACTTACTAGTGATCTAATATATGTACCTGATGATACAGAAGCCTTCGCATGTAGAAGTGGTGCCCTGTATTTGTCCTTAAGTTCGCCAATTTCTTGCTTTTCCTCGTCAGTTAGTGGAATTGGTGGTTCAATAGCTGCAACTTCGCTAGGTAaattcattttttcaacGTACTCTTTGGAGTAATATAATGTATCAAAGAGCATGTTTGCATTTAAGTCCTTCACTATTTGACTATTGCTTTCATCCTCAGTCTCGATTAGTTTATAGTCATGATCTTTACTCAATGTTTTTGGAAGAATTTCTAAATCATATATAGTGACTTGTCTTGGCTCTATAGCTCTAGGAAGCGGTTTGCCCTCTCTCGCATATTCATGCAGTGATTTACCGTTCATCTTTAGCGCTGAGTATATTGGAGGGGTCTGTTTCAAAGAGCCTCtgaatttttcttcaacagtTTTCACATCTTCCAATTTCAGATGTTTAACGGAATTTCTGGATAGAATTTCACCCTCAGAGTCTCCAGAAGTAGTGGATATACCAAATAGTGCTTCTGTTTCATACACTTTAACAGTACCAGAAAGGTATTGAGAAAGTTGTTTGGTACCTGTTCCAACACCAAGAACTAATACACCAGAAGCCAATGGATCCAACGTGCCACCATGACCCATTTTCACTTTCGATACTTTTCTTAACTTCCTTTTACTAGCTTTCTTCCCAGTTTGTTGTTCAAActgctttcttctttctgcAGTTGCTCTTTCGATTTCTTTTGAGAATACAGCACTATTATTAAAAATCTTTTGTACCTGCATCATGAACTGATTGGAGCTGATGCCGCTAGGTTTCTCAATTGCAAATATTCCAttcatttttcaataactATATAACGTAGAGTTTTTTAGATGTCTTTGTTGATGCCATAAACCAGGTATATATGTAATTGCCTCAATGTACCCATAAAACAAACGAATGTTACCTCAAAGCACTAACAACAACACCTCTATGATCCTATAGATATAGTACACCTACATTCCaaattttgcgatgagctaaaGTCGAATcatgatttttttcaaaaaatttcaatatgcTCAATCTAATATTGATGGATAGCACACAAATCAGTTAAAATAACTCCATATATATGAGCCTAAGAAACTTAAAAGAATACATTAATgaaaactaaaatattGTGGACTATTAGTTATTGATTTGGGGTTGCCACTATAACAgatgtattattattacgTCAAATCGATTTATTATTGTGAACTACCTCTCTACCATGGTTAAGATCAATTTGATGACCAAAACACTAAATAAAACTTTTACtgaaatattaaattttaaattcaaaatgataaaatgataatgcttatatattattatgtaTAATTAGTCATCCTTATCTATCTTTTTCCTCATCTGTCTGACTTTCTCCTTTATGCTATTATTCCAATGTACCCCAGTGAGACCTTTCTTAAACCCATAAATCTCGGACGACAATGCTTCATTAATGGTATCACTCGCGATTCTTGTTCCTGATTCTCCTGCAGGTGGTACATCTTCGTTAACACCACTAAACGTAGCATTTTTCCCATTATCGTGGAactttttgtatttttgcCTCTGTGTAGCAACATATTTCCTACACCTATCTATTTCCTCTTGATCCAAACGGTTGAAAGAcaatcttttcttcagaattattttatcaaatatatcGTTTGGATCGATTAACGATTTCGGGAAGACCTGAATGATTTGAAAGACTTCCATATCACTTTCATCTTTGCTCATTGATTTATGATTTCCATTCATGTAATTTGGAAGTAATGAACTTCCATTATTTCTTACTTTGCTTAAATCGTTTTCACAAAGCTTGAATATTGCCAGTGAGATCTTGAATAAGAAATGTGATTCTTCATAAAACATACAATCCCAGACCCTTAATGTGGTTTCTACAGGCATAACACCAACAAAACAACCCATAAACCAACTAGCAGTACATAGTGTAATTGGTGGtaatttatataaaaattcGTTTTTAACACCAGTTGAACCTCCATTTTTTATTCCCAACGAGTTGCTTGTCTTATTGATCGTCTTCAACTCCGGATTAATATAAGGCCAAATTTCAGGCAGATATTCTTTGATGCATAACATTAATACCGCTTGATCAATATTCACCCCTTCTAAGTTGACATTATGAACTCCAGGAAGGTACCTAGATGTTATTATCACGAGCATCCAAAACGCACGTTCTTCATCTAAGAACAAAAGCAACATACCTGCCAAGAAATTCATAGATTGACAATAACCGATTTTTGGGTTATATAGCGAAAATGCCACCAAAACCCTTCTAAGAGAACTTATTAAGGGAGGCTCATCTCCATGGTACGAGTTGTGTTGAAAATGCAAGTTATCAGGGAATGTTCTATGTAAATCCCTCTCAATAATATCCAGGTCttgtattttcttcttatcaGATGAAAGTAAAATTTCCATTCTTTCCAGCAGTTGGTCATATCTGTCTTTGTTCCTATTTAGTAGGTCCTGACCACGAGCAAAATACCACCAAGCATTTCCTCTCCATTCAGCAGGGATACCCTTTCTTACATACCTTTTCAACTTTTCACTTTTTGATGGAAATCTAGTTGGACTGTCATTATCTACAGGTAGACCACTCTTTTCAAGTAATTGCTTCCATTTatgttttcttcttatgCAATATTGGGAGTATTCATTCCACCAACTATCATATTTTGCCTCACTGACGTAAttagtttgttttttgaaCCCATAACGATCGTAGTGGAAAGTGCTCTGGCGCCTATCAGCTTTTATTTGCTGCTCCCTCAGCATTTCTTGAGTCATTGCAGCTTCGGTTGTAGCTTTTTCTGTATTATGTTGTCCAGGATTTTCTGATGTGTTTGATCCAGCATGTGGCGGGACTTCCTCATCTTGACTCTCATCATTGTCAACCTGTGTAGCCTCTGCCGGAACCTGCGGCTTCGAGACTCTCGATTCTACTTCATCCCCATACATATCTATGACGCTAAGATTtccatcatcttcattcaTAGATACTCCACCTAGTGTGGCTGTTCTTTTATGCGTTTTCGGCACATGCAACTGTGATTTGACCTCAATCTTAACTTCTTTGGTTTCGATACCACTTGTATCGTCACTCTCATCGATTGGCTGGTCGTCCTTCAATAAGCTGAAATTCAACCTATGCGAATTATGGACAAATTTGGATTCATCTAGTAGTTTAGATAATGTTGGATCactattattttcattatctgaCTGAACATTTTCATGAAAGTTAGGCAACGATGGTGACTTCTTTGGAAAACCAAGTACAGGTTTTTTCAAGTCACTCCTACTTGCATGAGTTAATCTCAAACCTGCTGTGCTAAGTACTGCTCTATTACTTTTCGGTACATCGTCTGAGTCCTgtgtacgtgctggtgcaTCTGTTGATCCATGAACTTCTTGCGGTTGAGTAGTCTCAGAGACAACACCGGCATCATCAATAAGATTCTCAGAAGACATTGTGAACACTAATAATATCCGTCTATTGTAAGGGAGTAGTTTTCTATAACGTTTGTAATAAGTTGAAATATTAAGTTTAACTTAAAATGCAAATTTTGATCTTATGAGCCAAAAGAACTACCAATTGGCTAATTGTATCGAGAAACTATATTATTGTAAAGGGGCGGACCGTGTAATATAGATTATATTACCCACAGCAAATGCAATCAATTCTATCAAAAACGTATAAGCCGAACAGAAGTCCTATTCTATAGCAATAGTCCTTTCGTAATGCCTTCGGACTTCGAGGGGGGGATAGGGACCTTCAATAATGTTCTAATTCTTAAGCACCAACAAAATGCTCCTTCTAAGTTGGGTTGTCAAGTAGAAAGGTATTATCTAGCAAACACTTTATATCCACTAAGAATGAAAACTTTTGTTCACGCTGATCAAGGTAACGACTTGCTTCTTCGTATCCGAACTTCCTTGGaagcttttcttttcatttcttgaaattttgtcaaaaaattgagcgatgagcttcttATGCGATGAGTATGAAGTTATAGATCAATAAATAGCACTTTCTGCTTACTATTAATAGGTTTTGAGATATATTGACAGGACTATAAAGCCCTCAGTAAACTGATTTCTTTAAGTTTAAGTTTGTTCTTTTATTGTTCAACTGAGGTGCTAATTTCTGTTCTGCTGTTGCCGATCCTTTGAGCCTTATAGAAGTCATAGGACTGATTGACTTTTTAAGCTACCCGAGAAAGGAGGGTTTATACTAAGCTGCAAATAAGTTGATGGCTGTATCTATATATGATTCCTTGAGGACACCGGGTCCAAAGCACTATAAATACAAGATCTGTGACGGTATCGATTTAGGGGATGGTTTAGTGATTGATCCATTGAATCTGGATTCTCTTGTTGTCTATGCTAAAAATGTCAAATGGAGTAGCTTCTGTGACTATGGGGTTCCTTTATACCTGGCGGCTGATACTATGGATACACCTTATGAATATCCACCCATTATCATGAATGATTGGCGTTGGTTTATATTTAATGACCATTACTTCGGCAAGTACTGGGGCTACGGTCTCTATACTATTCTAATGGTTTATAGTACCATATTTGTTATTACAGTTGCGTTGACAGTATTATCCTTTTTAACTGTTAACAAGGGTCCCTACAAAATCACTTCACTTCTTCTAAAACTTTCGTCGGTGCTGGCATCGACTAGTATAATATACTTTCTAACTTCTGCATTATCTACTATTAGTAGACAACAAGAACACTACGGTGTAGCCAATGGTAATGTTTTTGGAACATTGTTAAATTCAAATTTAGTTATCGCCACCCTTAACCTTCTGTCAATGTTTTTCTACAAACTATGCCAGGTATCAATTGTAGCCAGATTATTCGAAAGAAAACTAGAATGGAGAATAGTTGTATTTGTCGGTGGGATAATGAGCATAGTTTCATTTATAATATCGGCTATTGTCTCCTATACTGATCGTGTTGGAATTAGAAATGACAATCTGGTGACGTTAAGTCCATTCGGGCTGCTGTTCGATATAGCATTGGAAACCTGTTTTGCATTTATTATAGTAACTAACGTTTGGGGGACAAGAAAAACATGGGTAAGTCATTTGCAGATGTGGTACCTTGCCTTATTAACTATTGCAATCGTATTACTAAGTCCTGCAATGTTTTTAGCTGATGTCGGCACAGGGTTATTATCTGCATATGCTGCCACTGTCAGTCCCCTACTATACACAATGAGTACATTTGTTGCCTGGGAGTGGTTAGAACGTATCCATATATTAAAGAAAGCCGCCCAAGTAAAAAGTTTATTAGGACAAAAGATTTATGAGGATGAGCAAGAGGGTTATAACTTTGCTTATTATTCTGTTAATAATGAGAGCAACCTTGACACCAACTCAGACTCACATATATCCTTATACAATGATATGTTCCGTAATTCCGAACAATTCTCAAACGTTGGGAGCAACCTCTCTAGTAAGGAGTCGTCATCACTACCTGCACAGATGAACTCAACCggtatttcttttccaaCAGCTGTTAATCAAGTAGAATTTCAGAAAAGGAAATCATTCCTGGACCACCTCACTAACTTTACCTATTCAAGACCTTATAAAATTTACAAGAAGTCAAAATCAATTATTCAATTAAGAAAGAGGAATAGCGAGACAGTCAAAAATGAAAGGTCTAATGAAGAGCTATCAATTGAAAaggtaagaagaaggttGGGACTAACAAATGAAAGAAGAGAGTATGTGTATAACACTAAAGATATTGTATTCGcttctgatgatgataCAGAATCTGAGTGCGAATCAAAC
This is a stretch of genomic DNA from Nakaseomyces glabratus chromosome M, complete sequence. It encodes these proteins:
- the CAF40 gene encoding CCR4-NOT core subunit CAF40 (CAGL0M03553g~Ortholog(s) have role in nuclear-transcribed mRNA poly(A) tail shortening, positive regulation of transcription elongation from RNA polymerase II promoter and CCR4-NOT core complex, cytoplasm, nucleus localization) — translated: MNVGVHTVGALSLDDGVIPPPGLNPNMMGMGNMPMGVPPMGAGGNAGNAGNAGNQNPNASAGGNAGSSNANAASANNNASSGNAPAGTAQHALDDPNVYHWICELTYGPQKEQALLELGRKREQFDDLAIVLWSSFGVMTSLLNEIISVYPMLQPQLLTSQLSNRVCNALVLLQCVASHSETKHLFLQAHFPMFLFPFLNTTSRQRTFEYLRLTSLGVIGALVKNDSKDVIGFLLRTDIVPLCLRIMESSSELSKTVAIFILQKILLDDVGLQYICATLERFYAVTNVLKDMVEHLTVHTPPGRLLKHIIRCYLRLSDDLEARRVLKVVLPNKLRDNTFTEVLMDDVATKRCLAQLLLTLNEEN
- the RFC3 gene encoding replication factor C subunit 3 (CAGL0M03575g~Ortholog(s) have ATPase activity, DNA clamp loader activity and role in UV-damage excision repair, leading strand elongation, sister chromatid cohesion), translated to MMTEDRDNLPWVEKYRPQTLDDVYGQREVVGTVKKFVQEGKLPHLLFYGPPGTGKTSTIVALAKDIYGKNYSNMVLELNASDDRGIDVVRNQIKDFASTRQIFSKGFKLIILDEADAMTNAAQNALRRIIEKYTKNTRFCILANYSHKITPALLSRCTRFRFQPLPNDAVEKRMANVLVHEHLRISPAAKEALLELSNGDMRRVLNVLQASKATLESPEDEITDEVIYECCGAPRPQDIQTILKSILEDDWSTAYDTLTRIRSSNGLALIDLIESIVKILEEYKLKKEETRISLLSQLGDIEYAISKGGNDKIQSSAVIGAIKSSFELELV
- the MID1 gene encoding Mid1p (CAGL0M03597g~Putative calcium transporter; putative regulatory subunit of a plasma membrane gated channel involved in Ca2+ uptake; required for viability upon prolonged fluconazole stress); its protein translation is MLLWVLFLYLLASGSAFRFGGNDSWWNRRDLAAGGSEVAVDMQLLDIVNKADGGSTSTSSDVGASSSAQSNADDTNGDGDDDDGDDDDDDDGEDEPQIINSNLIYEWTPIISKMTPGKVDNYMFNINPESTGLGFAPSYEILIFLSGNICQQPTNSTDLQIRVYYSFDEKMLSNISLGNFETFSNGYLEALQISPVNHTSNGTTLNSKNLYVSVRLWDLINDKEVDKDDPNIKNLTSTEWDYRLSISENDLVFQWDTRSWIDVLDTDSTSALISTGNVTDDGQIYSNYTIYDPTLYDLYLYTYDEYQKFLNVSELSLCAIKNGPHLVSSEGASATNPPLEMLQETGLKIQKRIAESSSGIAEQFYITGLTPNTTYAAFLTKKIGKGQSLSNVGGVLFDAEIFTTQTSDACSLIFGMSFCSDNAYSVPSSEFTNGNKSDLAIEYDNIASALYSNFSKALQLVPCDADLDARYSPIRTCDDCATSYRDWICAVSIPRCSTTESSSYIYRSKTDNRNSYVNKFIKPTEDYYEVLPCIDMCYAIVRDCPSVFNFKCPDQESEPELLFQSYNIFKQSSPFITCNFIGNASYLKIHK
- the PUS4 gene encoding pseudouridine synthase PUS4 (CAGL0M03619g~Ortholog(s) have pseudouridine synthase activity, role in mRNA pseudouridine synthesis, tRNA modification and mitochondrion, nucleus localization); protein product: MNGIFAIEKPSGISSNQFMMQVQKIFNNSAVFSKEIERATAERRKQFEQQTGKKASKRKLRKVSKVKMGHGGTLDPLASGVLVLGVGTGTKQLSQYLSGTVKVYETEALFGISTTSGDSEGEILSRNSVKHLKLEDVKTVEEKFRGSLKQTPPIYSALKMNGKSLHEYAREGKPLPRAIEPRQVTIYDLEILPKTLSKDHDYKLIETEDESNSQIVKDLNANMLFDTLYYSKEYVEKMNLPSEVAAIEPPIPLTDEEKQEIGELKDKYRAPLLHAKASVSSGTYIRSLVSDIGKAMRTSCYMTKLIRIQQQEWSLEKNNVFKLEDFTDKDEQVWAKVLEIVLEKGSSVNIVEELKNAESLYQQQIKDLKVKETEDLAGATGSTAQPVVEETEHNDLKRKHEESL
- the MSB3 gene encoding Rab GTPase-activating protein MSB3 (CAGL0M03641g~Ortholog(s) have GTPase activator activity and role in activation of GTPase activity, endocytosis, exocytosis, formin-nucleated actin cable assembly, regulation of protein localization), with amino-acid sequence MSSENLIDDAGVVSETTQPQEVHGSTDAPARTQDSDDVPKSNRAVLSTAGLRLTHASRSDLKKPVLGFPKKSPSLPNFHENVQSDNENNSDPTLSKLLDESKFVHNSHRLNFSLLKDDQPIDESDDTSGIETKEVKIEVKSQLHVPKTHKRTATLGGVSMNEDDGNLSVIDMYGDEVESRVSKPQVPAEATQVDNDESQDEEVPPHAGSNTSENPGQHNTEKATTEAAMTQEMLREQQIKADRRQSTFHYDRYGFKKQTNYVSEAKYDSWWNEYSQYCIRRKHKWKQLLEKSGLPVDNDSPTRFPSKSEKLKRYVRKGIPAEWRGNAWWYFARGQDLLNRNKDRYDQLLERMEILLSSDKKKIQDLDIIERDLHRTFPDNLHFQHNSYHGDEPPLISSLRRVLVAFSLYNPKIGYCQSMNFLAGMLLLFLDEERAFWMLVIITSRYLPGVHNVNLEGVNIDQAVLMLCIKEYLPEIWPYINPELKTINKTSNSLGIKNGGSTGVKNEFLYKLPPITLCTASWFMGCFVGVMPVETTLRVWDCMFYEESHFLFKISLAIFKLCENDLSKVRNNGSSLLPNYMNGNHKSMSKDESDMEVFQIIQVFPKSLIDPNDIFDKIILKKRLSFNRLDQEEIDRCRKYVATQRQKYKKFHDNGKNATFSGVNEDVPPAGESGTRIASDTINEALSSEIYGFKKGLTGVHWNNSIKEKVRQMRKKIDKDD